The genome window TAGGCGACGTGGCCCGGGGACTCCACGTCAGCCTCCGCACCCTCCAGCGCCGCCTCGCCGACCACGGCACGTCCTTCCAGGACGAGGTCGACGCAGTGCGCCGTGCGCTGTCCTTCCAGTACCTGAAGGACCCGCACCTGGGCGTCAGCCAGGTGGCGTTCCTCCTGGGCTACTCGGAGCTGAGCACCTTCGACCGCGCCTTCAAGCGGTGGACGGGCATGACGCCCCGCGTCTGGCGTGAAGGCGCCGAGGGCGGCTGAAGCGCGCTGGCGTCCCTTGCCAGGAGATTGGCGCGTCCGGCCAGGAAACGTGGCGCGACTTCACCTACCTTGCGTACCCCCCACATCCCTTTCTGCCGGAGGACCCATGCTCAAGCCCAAGGTGGTCGCCCTGTTCGATGAGTACTACTCCTCTCACCAGCACCCCACCAACCGCCTCACGCACAAGATTGCGATTCCCCTCATCGTGCTGCACATCGTCGCGATGCTGGACTGGGTGAAGCTGGCGACGGTGCCGGCGCTGCCGGGAGGCGTCCTCACGCTGAGCATGGTGGCGATGGTGACGACGGCCATCTGGTACCTGCGCGCCGACGTGAAGCTGGGCTCGGTGGTGATGGTGTACATGATTGCCTGCATCCCCGTGGGCCGGCTGATGCCCGTGTGGAGCGTGGTGGCCATCGCCGTGTTCGGCTGGCTGGTGCAGCTCGCCGGCCACAGCGTCTGGGAGAAGAAGTCCCCCTCGTTCCTGACCAACCTCGTCCACGCGCTGGTGGGGCCGCTCTTCTTCGTCGCGGTGCTCTTCGGGGACTACTCCCTCAAGGCCCAGCAGCCCGCCGGCACCCCGGTCCGCGCCTAGGTTCCGCCCCCATGAGCTTCGCCGACAAGCTGCGCGCCTGGATGCCCCTGCACGAGAACGGCGTCAGCCGCGCCGTGCACTTCGTGGGCGCGTACATGTTCCTCTTCGCCCTGCTGGTGCCCCTGAGCCGGGTGCACCTGCCGGTGGCCGGCCTGGAGCTCACGGCGGCGCACACCCTGGTCGTGGCAGTCGTCCTCTACGCCATCACCCTGGAGTGGACGGCGGGGCTGCTGATGGCCCTGCCCCTGGCGCCCCTGCTCGCGGCGGCCACCTCCGTGGGCACCCTGCCCGGCGTCACCGTGGCCATCGTGGCCGTGGGCGTCATGGTGGTGCGCTTCGCGCTCGTCATCGCCGCGCACGTCGTCTTCGAGAAGAAGACCCACGGCCTGTCGCTGGGCGGGCCGCAGCTCTTCTTCATCGAGCCCGTGTACCTGCTCACGCTCGCCCTGTTCGCGGTGGGCCTGAAGCGCGGCCTGTACGCCCGGGTGATGGCGGGCGGCGCGCCCGTGGCCCCGCTGGCGACGTGACGGAGGTGAGGCCCGGGCCGCGCGCACCGCACGGCCCGCTACGTCCCGCTCGCCGCGGCCAGGACGGGGAGCGCCTCGCTCGCGGGGAGCCGCGCCTCGAGCGTGTAGACGACCACCGCCTCGCGCCGGCCCCTCACGTTCGTCTGCCCCAGGCACTCGCCGGAGAAGCGGCCGCCGCCCTTCTTCCAGGTGCTCTCGCTCACCAGGATGTCCACGCCGTGGACCTTGGTGAGCCCCTCCACGCGCGAGGCCAGGTTCACCGCGTCGCCGATGACGGTGTACTCGTACTGCTCGACGCCTCCGAGCATGCCCGCCGCCACCACGCCGGTGTGCAGGCCGATGCCGATGCGCAGCCGCGGCTGGCCCTGCTGCTCCCGGTGCGCGTTGATTTCCTCCAGCTTGGCGCGCATGTCCAGCGCTGCCCGCATGGCCAGCTCCGCATGGTCGGCGCGGTGGTCCGGCACGCCCCAGCACGCGAGCATCCCATCCCCCAAGAACTTGTTCACGACGCCGTCGTGCGCCATGACGATGTGGCCCATGTGCCCGAAGTACTCGTCCAGCAGCTCCAGCACCTGGCGCGGCTGCAGCGTCTCGCTCAGCGCGGTGAAGTCACGGATGTCGCTGAAGAGGATGGTCACCTCGCGCTGCACCGGCTGGAGCGACTCGTCCCCCAGTCGCATGACCCGCTCCACCACCTGCTTCGGCAGGAAGCGCGAGAGACCATCGCGGCGGCGCAGGATGAGGAACATGCCCCCCACCTCCGCGTTCGTCAGGACGATGAGCCCGCCCAGGGCCACGAAGCAGAAGACGACGAAGCTGCCGCGCATCGGGGAGAAGTGCCCCGTCATCACCGAGAGCGTCAGGTACGCGATGGACGACAGCGTCGTGGACAGCACCACGTGCAGCCACGAGTAGCGGGCCACCGAGAAGGCCAGCACCATGCCCAGGCTGGCGGCCAGCATCCCGGGGTCGAACTGCTTCGTGCGCGAGAAGGTGTGCCACGCCATCAACGCGAAGAAGCCGGTGTCCGCCACCGTCGTGGGCAGCGGCAGCCACTTGGCCCGGCGCGCGTGCGGCTGCTGGAAGCGCAGCACGATGAGGGCCCCCACGGCGAACGACGCGTAGGCCGCGATGATGAAGCCGCGCAGCAGGTCGAACGGCGGCCGCTCGTCACCGAAGAACTGCGCGATGACCATCTGGCTGAGCGTCAGCAGCACGACCAGCACGATGCGGATGATGGCCACGCGGCGCTCGCCCTTCAGCGAGCTCTCCGCCATCACCAGCACCTCGTTGGCGCGGCGCTGCGCGAAGCGGGCCACGGTGGTGTCGCGGCCGTGCTGGCGGCCCTTGTCGCGTCGGCGCATTCTGACGTGTTCCTCCGCCCGGTCCGGGCCGGGAAGCCTCAATGGAAGCGCAGCGCGCCGGTGGCTCGCAGCGCGCCCACCGGCTCACCACGGGTGGTGCGCAGCACCGGCTCCGAATGCTGCCTCAAGTCCGCCACGCCTCCCAACCCGAGCCCCCGCCGCTCGCCCACCTGCCGGAGGACCGAGAGCAGCGCCGGGGGCGAGCAGCGCATGTCCCCGTCCTCCACCTTCAGCGCCACCCCCAGCCCCAGCCCGGGCAGGGCCGCGCAGTAGATGCCCTCCGCACCCACCTTGGCCACCACCGCGCCGCGCGCCGCCGACATGACGTCCGTGCACGGCCGGCCGGTGCCCGCCACCAGCTCCGGGTGCGCCAGCATGGCCTCGCGCAGCGTGCGCGCCGCCGCCTCCGTCGACGTCCCGAAGCGCGCATACGCGGTGGCCATGGCGCGCACGGACAGCGCGAAGCACACCGCCGTGCACCCGTCCACGCCCAGGCGCACCGCGTCGCGCGGCTCGCCCGTCCAGCGCAGCACCTCGTCCAGCGCGCGCTCCTGCACGGGGTGGCCGGCGCGCTCGTAGCCCGCGGTGTTCCAGCCGTGGTGGCGCGCCAGCGCGAGCATGCCGGCGTGCTTGCCCGAGCAGTTGCTCCAGCGCGGGGTGATGACGACGCCCGCGCGCAGCGCCTCGTCCGCCACCGCCTGCGACAGCGGCGGGTGCGGCCCGCAGGCCAGCTGGTGCTCCTCGCAGCCGCACGCGCGCAGCATGGACGCGGCCAGCGCGCGGTGCATGGGCTCGCTGGAGTGCGAGCCGCACGCCAGGGCCAGCTCGCGCGAGCCGAAGCCGTAGCGCTCCGCCGCGCCGTCGCGCACCAGCGACATGGCCTGGAAGGGCTTGGCCGCGGAGCGCCAGAACGTGAAGCGCTGGGGGTCCCCGGCCGACGCGACGAGCGCGCCCTCCGAGTCCACCACCGCGACGGAGACGGCGTGGACGGACTCGACGAGGCCCGAGCGGGTGGTCTCGATGGTGAGCGTGGACATGGCACGGCGCCATACCAGGAGCCCCACCGCTTTGCGCGGCCCGCGACTCCCCCGGCCGCCCCGACTGTGCTCAAGTCGCGCCCCCTGACGCGGGAGGTGCAGGTCCTCCCGCACCGCTGGAGGAAGCCGCCGTGGTCCGCCTCTTCGTCCCGTTGCCCGAGCCCGCCCCCGCCGAGGTGGAGCTGACCGGCGAGCGCCGCCACTACCTCCTCCATGTCCTGCGGCTGGAGGCGGGGGACTCGCTGGAGGTCTTCGACGGCAAGGGCCGCGCCTTCGAGGCGCGCGTGACGGGCGTGGGCGCGGAGGCGGTGTGGGTGACGCTGGGCACCGCGCGCGTGGCCCCGGCGCGCCGGGCGGTGAGCGTGCTGCAGGGGCTGCCCAAGGGGGACAAGCTGGAGTGGGTGCTGCAGAAGGGCACGGAGCTGGGCGCGACGGCCTTCCTCCCCGTGGCGACGGCGCGCAGCGTGGTGAAGCTGGAGCCGAAGCGCGCGGAGGAGCGCACCGCGCGGTGGACGAAAATCGTGGAGGAGGCCGCGCGTCAGTGCCGGCGCGACGACGTGCCGCGCGTGGCCACACCGGCGCCATTGTTGGAGACGGCGCGCGCGCTGGCGCCGGGCACGGTGCTGCTGGTGCTGGACGAGGAGGAGTCCGCGGTGCCGCTGGGCGAGGCCTTCCGCGCGGCGGGCCCGGGCACGCCCGTGGCGCTGGTGGTGGGACCGGAGGGCGGGCTGGCGCGCGAGGAGGTGGAAGCACTCAAGGGACTGGGGGCTCGCGGTGTCACCCTGGGCCGGCGAATCCTCCGCACGGAGACGGCTGCCCTGGCGGCACTGTCCGTCATGATGCATCTGGACGGCGAACTCGGGTAGCAGGCAAGGAACCTGACGCCTGGGGTGGGCGGGTTCCCTATGTCCATTGGTCATTCCTAGGTTTCTGCCGTCCGGGACCTCATGAGGTCCCTCAACCTAGGAGAGACACTCATGGGGATCATCGCATTCATCGTCATCGGCCTCATCGCGGGTCTCATCGCCCGCGCCATCCTTCCGGGACGGCAGAGCATGGGTCTGGTGGCCACGACGTTGCTGGGCATGGTGGGCTCGCTCGTGGGCGGCCTGGTCGGCTCCCTCTTCCAGCGTGACGGGCGGCTGTTCGACCTGCATCCGTCGGGCATCATCATGTCGGTGATTGGCGCAATCGCGGTTCTCTTGTTGGTCGGGGCAGCGGGACGCCGGCGCGTACATGCCTAGGGGTGAACTCCCCCAACACTGGCAACGTCCCCAAGGGGACGTGCTGAAAGCAGCGGTTGACGAGCCCCTGACGGTTCCTCAAGCGAGGGGCCTCAGGGGCTCGCACTTTTCTTGCTCCCCGCGCGTGGACGTCTTTTCATGGCCCCCGTCGTCCAGCCGGGAGGAATCCGTTGTCCAAGTGCCTGAAGTGCGGTGCCACGCTTCCACCCGTGGGTGATTGCTCCGCGTGTGCCATCACCGTCCATGACACCCCGGTGCCGAGCCTGCTCGACCGGGACATCCGCATCGACCGCCGCACGCC of Pyxidicoccus xibeiensis contains these proteins:
- a CDS encoding asparaginase, which codes for MSTLTIETTRSGLVESVHAVSVAVVDSEGALVASAGDPQRFTFWRSAAKPFQAMSLVRDGAAERYGFGSRELALACGSHSSEPMHRALAASMLRACGCEEHQLACGPHPPLSQAVADEALRAGVVITPRWSNCSGKHAGMLALARHHGWNTAGYERAGHPVQERALDEVLRWTGEPRDAVRLGVDGCTAVCFALSVRAMATAYARFGTSTEAAARTLREAMLAHPELVAGTGRPCTDVMSAARGAVVAKVGAEGIYCAALPGLGLGVALKVEDGDMRCSPPALLSVLRQVGERRGLGLGGVADLRQHSEPVLRTTRGEPVGALRATGALRFH
- a CDS encoding GlsB/YeaQ/YmgE family stress response membrane protein, with protein sequence MGIIAFIVIGLIAGLIARAILPGRQSMGLVATTLLGMVGSLVGGLVGSLFQRDGRLFDLHPSGIIMSVIGAIAVLLLVGAAGRRRVHA
- a CDS encoding 16S rRNA (uracil(1498)-N(3))-methyltransferase — protein: MVRLFVPLPEPAPAEVELTGERRHYLLHVLRLEAGDSLEVFDGKGRAFEARVTGVGAEAVWVTLGTARVAPARRAVSVLQGLPKGDKLEWVLQKGTELGATAFLPVATARSVVKLEPKRAEERTARWTKIVEEAARQCRRDDVPRVATPAPLLETARALAPGTVLLVLDEEESAVPLGEAFRAAGPGTPVALVVGPEGGLAREEVEALKGLGARGVTLGRRILRTETAALAALSVMMHLDGELG
- a CDS encoding adenylate/guanylate cyclase domain-containing protein → MRRRDKGRQHGRDTTVARFAQRRANEVLVMAESSLKGERRVAIIRIVLVVLLTLSQMVIAQFFGDERPPFDLLRGFIIAAYASFAVGALIVLRFQQPHARRAKWLPLPTTVADTGFFALMAWHTFSRTKQFDPGMLAASLGMVLAFSVARYSWLHVVLSTTLSSIAYLTLSVMTGHFSPMRGSFVVFCFVALGGLIVLTNAEVGGMFLILRRRDGLSRFLPKQVVERVMRLGDESLQPVQREVTILFSDIRDFTALSETLQPRQVLELLDEYFGHMGHIVMAHDGVVNKFLGDGMLACWGVPDHRADHAELAMRAALDMRAKLEEINAHREQQGQPRLRIGIGLHTGVVAAGMLGGVEQYEYTVIGDAVNLASRVEGLTKVHGVDILVSESTWKKGGGRFSGECLGQTNVRGRREAVVVYTLEARLPASEALPVLAAASGT
- a CDS encoding Mpo1 family 2-hydroxy fatty acid dioxygenase, with the translated sequence MLKPKVVALFDEYYSSHQHPTNRLTHKIAIPLIVLHIVAMLDWVKLATVPALPGGVLTLSMVAMVTTAIWYLRADVKLGSVVMVYMIACIPVGRLMPVWSVVAIAVFGWLVQLAGHSVWEKKSPSFLTNLVHALVGPLFFVAVLFGDYSLKAQQPAGTPVRA
- a CDS encoding Mpo1-like protein, which produces MSFADKLRAWMPLHENGVSRAVHFVGAYMFLFALLVPLSRVHLPVAGLELTAAHTLVVAVVLYAITLEWTAGLLMALPLAPLLAAATSVGTLPGVTVAIVAVGVMVVRFALVIAAHVVFEKKTHGLSLGGPQLFFIEPVYLLTLALFAVGLKRGLYARVMAGGAPVAPLAT